TTTTGGTACCGGCTCCAAGCTGGGTGAGCTACGGGCCTCAGGCAACTCTGCGGGGAAAACTCATTAAACCCATTATTACCCAGCGAAACAATAGTTATAAGCTAACGGCAGAAGAACTTGATCGTGCCTGTTATTCTTTAGGGGAAGGGCAGAAAATACTGATACTCAATAACCCCGGAAACCCAACGGGTGCAGTATATACCCATGATGAAATGAAAGATCTTGCAGAGATCTGCCGTGCCTATCATGTTGTGGTTATTTCCGATGAAATCTATGCCATGATTGATTTTAATCATCAGAAACAGGCGGGAATGTCGCAGTATTACCCCGAAGGAACCATTGTTTCCGGTGGACTTTCCAAGTCTTTTTCCGCAGGTGGATACCGTCTCGGGGTACTTCTTATACCTGAGGAACTTGCTATTTTAAAACAGGCCTTGAAATCAATTATCAGTGAAACCTACTCATCCGTATCTGCTCCGGTGCAGTATGCTGCATACGCTGCCTATGCATCATTTGATGAACTGGAAGAGTATATTTCCACCTGTTGTGACATTCATCGGTTTGCCGGGGAGTATCTCCATTCACGGTTTTTAAAAATGAATCTTAATTGCCCCCGTCCCGGGGGAGCATTCTATCTTTTTCCCGATTTTGAAAATTACCGCGATGTCTTTCGACGCCAGGGGATTTCCACAGGGTATACACTCTGTGAGAAAATTCTGCAGGAAGCACGGGTTGCCCTTCTTCCCGGTGCAGATTTTTATCTTCCTGCTACCAATCTCGGGGTTCGCGTCGCCTCTGTTGACTATGATGGTGCCGCCGTTCTTAAAGACTGGAAGGGAGCTCAGGAGTGTACCGCAGAAAAAACAATGGAGTTTTTTCCCAATCTTGTGCGGGGCTGTGATGCCCTTGAGGATTTCCTCAAAAACAGTATTTAAGTGGTCGTCTGGGAGAGAAAATTTCAAGCGCTCAGAAACATTGATTAATTATAAACCATGGGGATGGTACATTTCCATGGTTTATGTGCAAAACTGCAGGAAAGAGCTTCCTATCTGTTTGTTTTGTGTATCAAAAGATATATTTACCCTATACTGAAAGGAAAGGATACTATGCATATTGATCTTACCACACCGGCCCTGCTCTTTCCGGCTATTTCCCTCCTTCTTCTTGCCTATACCAATCGTTTTCTTGTCCTTGCGCAGCTTGTGCGGGAGCTTGTAAAGGAGCAGGACAGCCGGAGTAAGGAAAATCTTTCCCGCCAGATTGAGAATCTTGGCATTCGCCTTCGCCTCATACGGATTATGCAGCTTTTCGGGGTGATCTCATTTTTTCTCTGCACCCTATCCATGGTCGCCCTTTTTATACGCTATACCTCCGTGGGGAATTATCTTTTCGGCCTGAGCCTTTTGTCTCTTTTGGCATCCCTTGTTGTATCCATGTGGGAAATAGCCATATCAACGCGGGCGTTGCGCTATGAACTTTCGGGACTGGAATAGAAAGGTAGAGAAAAACAGAAATGTGTCATTAGATGTCACACCGGTATGGTATATTGCAGATACAAAGGAGTAACAATGATTCATCGCCCCTCATACTATTTTGCAGCCGCCCTTCCAACGAAAAAAAATCCCATAAGGCTTTAGCCTATGCCCTTTCACGGGCTCTTTTTGAGGGGCATGTTTCCCTTAATTTTCCCGCGTATGTTGACTCCTGTACGCCCTTTGGGCAGGGGGATGATTTAGAGCATGAAGTGGTGGAAAATCCCTTTATTGAAAATTCTGATGATGTGAAGGATCTAGCCGCCCTTCAGGACGGGGAGGATGATTCATACTGTGTGCACGTCCATGAAGACGCCGGGGAAGAGAGTGTTCCCCCGGCATTTTTTGTCTTTCAGAAAGACCGGGTCTACCTCCACCGTTATTTTATCTATGAAACCCGTATTCTGCACCATATCTCCCGATTGCGCAGCCATAGGGCACACCCCACATTTTCTTCCGGATTTTTTTGACCTGGCACAGCGCCTTTTCAGCTCTGATGAAGATATGGGCCATCTCACAGAAAAGGAACGAATCGACTGGCAGTGTGCCGCGGCGCTACGGGGAATGTTGCAGAATTTCCTCCTCATTACGGGGGGACCCGGCACGGGTAAAACCACCACCGTGGCAAAGCTTTTGGCCCTCTATATCTATGAGTATCCCCATGCCTCAGTGGTGGCGGCGGCTCCCACGGGAAAGGCCGTGCAGCGCCTCGGTGAATCTCTGGAAAACAGCCTTGCCAGCCCCCATTTTCATCTGGATGATCCCCGTATTCGCCGGCGTTTGGAGGATATTCCCCGGGCCACCATCCATCGTCTTTTGGGCTGGCAGAAGGGGCGCACGGAATTTCGCCATACAGGGGCCCACCCCCTGACATACGATCTGATTATTGTGGATGAAGCCTCCATGGTGGATGTCCCCCTCATGGCAAAGCTTATGGCGGCGGTGAAGGACGGCGCAAAACTTATTCTCATGGGTGATAAGGATCAGCTTGCCTCTGTGGAGGTGGGATCTGTCTTTGGTGATCTCTGTCGCAGTTTTGCCCGCGGTGGCTACCTTCCCCGGGAGCGGGAGGTAATAAACAGATGTATTCTCCGCCCGGAATGCCACATCCCCAAAACCTGTGAAGACGATGCTGCACAGCCGGTTCTTGTGGAGCTGCTCCGCAGTCGCCGCTTTACTGCTGACAGTGCCATTGGCCGTCTCAGTGCGGCCGCTATTGGCGGACGCTTTCAGGATGTTGCCGCCCTTTTGAAGGCAGGGGAGGTCGAAACGGGATCAGTGCGGGTCTATGAAAAGCCCGGAGTGCTCCACGGGGAGACTGCAGAGCGTATCGGGGAGTATGCGGCGTATATTGATGAAAAAGATACCCGGCGTGCTTTGGAAAAGCTTGATCGCTTTCGTATTCTCTGTGCCATGCGCAACGGGGAATACGGGGTGGAGCGCATGAATGTGCTGGTGGAACAGGAGCTGACCCGGCGGGGCTGTATTTCTCCAAATGGTGAGAGGCTGTATCATAACAAACCCCTTATTATCCGGCAAAACAACTACGACCTCGGCCTGTTCAACGGTGATACGGGGGTGGTGCGGCGCAGTGGTGGGGGGTTATATTTTTACTACCGCACACAGGATGAGACAGAAACGGGGGTGGCAAAAATCCCCGTGGAAAAATTGCCCCGCCATGAACCCCTCTTTGCCATGACCATACATACCAGTCAGGGCTCGGAATTTGACCATGTTTTTTTGGTGCTTCCCCCGGTTACAATCCCCCTTCTTACACGGGAGCTTTTTTATACGGGCATAACCCGGGCTAAAAAACGGGTGGATATATGTGTTCCACAGGATGTCCTCGCCTATACCCTGCACCGTCAGGTAGACCGGGTTTCCGGCGTTGAAGAAAGGATTACCCCATGGGAATAACTATCTATTTTTCAAACCGCATGGAACATCTTGCCAGGCACTATGCCCGGCAGATACAGAAAACAGCCCCGTCCACGCCCTTTTCGCCCACGAAGGTCATCACCCAGACGGCGGGTATGGGGCAGTGGCTCAGCCTTTTTACAGCTCAGGAAAATGGTATTTCCGCCAATACACACTATGCAACACCGGAGGAGTTTCTTCGGGATGTTATGGAAGAGGCGGGGCTGTGCAGAAAAGAGGAAATCTATACGCAGGAGGACTGCCTCTGGGATTGTTTCCGCCTCTTTGAGGAAAATCCTGCTTTTTTTGACGGGGAGGCACGCCGTTTTGCCGCAGTGCGGGAAGTGGCAGAGTATATCCGCCACGATTCACGTCATAGATACGACCTTGCCGTAGCCGTGGCCGATCTGTTCGATCAGTACGATATGTACCGTCCCCATATGCTTACCGCATGGGAGCAGGGGGACTATGTTCTGCAGGATGACCCCTTTTTCGGAGCGCAGGAGCGCTGGCAACGCCTTCTCTTTCGGCATTTGAGCCAGGAACGCACAAAAAAATATAAACATTCACTTTATGTTGATTTTGTTAAGATGTTGGATAATAGCGTTTTGCAGAAATTAGATCTCCCCTTTAATCACCTCTTTTTCTTCGGTATATCTGTCCTTCCTCCACAGACCGTACAGATCCTCTCCCGGTTGGGGGAGGTCTGTGATATCACCTTTTATTTTCTCAATCCCTCGCATCACTACTGGTATGATCTCATCAGTGACAAACAGCGGGCATTCCTTATGCAAAAACATCCCGCCCTGGCGAAAGCAAGCGATGGGGGAAATCCCCTTCTGGTAAATAATGGTACCACGGGACGTGAGTTGTTCAGTCTTTTTATGGAGCATGAAAATTGTGTAAATGCCATGAATTTCGATCTCTTTGAAGAGCATTTTCCCGCCACACAGCTGGGAGACCTTCAGGGCGATATTACCCATCTTGCGGGTAGTTTTTCCGGGAGAAAAGCAGACGGATCCATCAGCATACACTCCGCCATAACACCCCTGCGGGAAGTGGAGATACTCTATGATCATATCTGCAGCGCCATGGATGAGGGCATATCCCCCGATGAGATTCTTGTGATGGCGCCGGATATTGACCTCTATCGCCCCTATATCGAGGCGGCATTTTCTCCCCGCCGGGAGAATGATCCCCGTATTCCCTTCACCATTTCCGATTACTCCTATGATTCTGAGAAATCCCTTATCGCCCTCTTTGAAAAAATCTGTTTTCTCAATACCACCTCCTTTTCAGCAGAGGATGTCTTTGCCCTGGCGGAGCACTCCCTTGTATGTGCTGTCTTTGGGTTTTCCCGGGATGATCTTGTGGACATACGCTACTTTCTCAAGGATCTCGGTCTGCGCTGGGGAAGCGATGCAGAGCAGGCCAGGCGGGAGGGGATTGAGGAAAACCGCTTTCACTCCTGGGAACATATCCTTCACACGGCGGCGGTGTCCTTTGCCGTGAAGGGGGATGAGGAAATTTACTCCACGTCCCGAGATCAATATCTGTGTCAGGATATCCTTGAAGGAGCGGCGGGGGCCCCCCTCTTTACGTTCTTTGGCTTTGTATACACCCTGCTGGATTTTACCCGTGAACTTTCCGGAAAAAAAACACCCGCCCGCTGGATTCAGCTTTTGCAAAAATGGCTCCTGCGCTTTTTTCCCCCCGATACCGCCTTTGATGATACGGGGCAGGCGGGGGTTGAGCTTTCTCTTATAGAGGAAAAGCTGGAGCTTCTGCAGGAGCATACGGAAGACCTTACAGAGACACAGGAGTTTTCCCTGGTGCGTACCGCCTTTTTTGATTCCCTCCGTACGGCCAAAAAAAGCGCCTTTTTGGCACGGGGGGTTACCTTCTGTTCCCCCGTACCCATGCGCAGCATTCCCTTTGATATGGTGGCATTCCTTGGTATGAACAGCGGTGAATTTCCCCGTCTCTCACCGCCACGTGCCTTCAATCTCATGGAGGCAAAACACTATCCGGGAGATCGCAACAGCAAAAATAGCGATCGCTACCTCTTCCTTGAGGCGCTTATTTCAGCCCGGCGCCGCTTCTATCTTAGTTTTCTGGGGCGGGATCAACACGATATGTCTGAAAAGACTCCCGCCACGGTGGTAACGGAGCTTCTGGAATATATCAACGGTGCTGAAGAGCTTTTGCAGGTTCAGCACCATCCCCTCTATGGCTTTGATTCCCGCTACTTTAAAAATGATCCTGCCTGGTTTACCTATCAATATTCCCCCCCGGGGAAAACATCTCCTCCAGCCTCTGCCCGCCACGGACATCCTGAGGAGGGGGATATTCCCGAGGAGATTGATATTGCACACCTTGTTCAGTTTTATAAAAACCCCATACGATATTATTACCGCCTCCTGGGTATCAGCTTTTTTGATGATGACTGGACAATACCTGGGGAGGAAGCCCTCGATGACGGGGATAATTTGGTAAAATATTCCCTGAAAAAGACCTGCCTTACCCATGAGGGGGAGGAATCTCTCAGTGAATACAGAAACAAACTGCAGATGCGCGGCCTCTGGCCCCCCGCAGAGTACGGAGAATATCTCTGCGAAAAGGCTTGTGATGGTTATGAAGGAGTCTTTGAGAAAATGCGCACCCTCCGCGCCGGAGAAAACCCGCCCCTGCATCATGAGACGATCTGCACGGTGGGGGATCACACCCTTACCCTCAGTGGGGAAGAGCTGCCCTGGTACACCCATGAAAACAAAAATATCTTTGTTGTTTCCAGTGTATCCAGTCATAACCAAAGGGCAAAATATTTGATTGAAGCAAAACTTTACTCCCTTTTTCTATCAAGCTGTAAAGAAATAGATTGCGTATGGTATGTCGGCCCCAAAAGAGAGGGCGGTTCTTCAGAGGTTAT
The Chitinivibrio alkaliphilus ACht1 DNA segment above includes these coding regions:
- a CDS encoding pyridoxal phosphate-dependent aminotransferase, with the translated sequence MIPALNPLVLNLKESATLAVNIEARRLRDMNKEIYHFGFGQSPFPVPEILRRGLEEHSHKNHYLPTRGLPKLCEAVSSFYQKQFNYTFTPEDVFVGPGSKELIFQCIYLIEGPLLVPAPSWVSYGPQATLRGKLIKPIITQRNNSYKLTAEELDRACYSLGEGQKILILNNPGNPTGAVYTHDEMKDLAEICRAYHVVVISDEIYAMIDFNHQKQAGMSQYYPEGTIVSGGLSKSFSAGGYRLGVLLIPEELAILKQALKSIISETYSSVSAPVQYAAYAAYASFDELEEYISTCCDIHRFAGEYLHSRFLKMNLNCPRPGGAFYLFPDFENYRDVFRRQGISTGYTLCEKILQEARVALLPGADFYLPATNLGVRVASVDYDGAAVLKDWKGAQECTAEKTMEFFPNLVRGCDALEDFLKNSI
- a CDS encoding DUF2721 domain-containing protein is translated as MHIDLTTPALLFPAISLLLLAYTNRFLVLAQLVRELVKEQDSRSKENLSRQIENLGIRLRLIRIMQLFGVISFFLCTLSMVALFIRYTSVGNYLFGLSLLSLLASLVVSMWEIAISTRALRYELSGLE
- the recD gene encoding exodeoxyribonuclease V subunit alpha gives rise to the protein MGHLTEKERIDWQCAAALRGMLQNFLLITGGPGTGKTTTVAKLLALYIYEYPHASVVAAAPTGKAVQRLGESLENSLASPHFHLDDPRIRRRLEDIPRATIHRLLGWQKGRTEFRHTGAHPLTYDLIIVDEASMVDVPLMAKLMAAVKDGAKLILMGDKDQLASVEVGSVFGDLCRSFARGGYLPREREVINRCILRPECHIPKTCEDDAAQPVLVELLRSRRFTADSAIGRLSAAAIGGRFQDVAALLKAGEVETGSVRVYEKPGVLHGETAERIGEYAAYIDEKDTRRALEKLDRFRILCAMRNGEYGVERMNVLVEQELTRRGCISPNGERLYHNKPLIIRQNNYDLGLFNGDTGVVRRSGGGLYFYYRTQDETETGVAKIPVEKLPRHEPLFAMTIHTSQGSEFDHVFLVLPPVTIPLLTRELFYTGITRAKKRVDICVPQDVLAYTLHRQVDRVSGVEERITPWE
- the recC gene encoding exodeoxyribonuclease V subunit gamma — encoded protein: MGITIYFSNRMEHLARHYARQIQKTAPSTPFSPTKVITQTAGMGQWLSLFTAQENGISANTHYATPEEFLRDVMEEAGLCRKEEIYTQEDCLWDCFRLFEENPAFFDGEARRFAAVREVAEYIRHDSRHRYDLAVAVADLFDQYDMYRPHMLTAWEQGDYVLQDDPFFGAQERWQRLLFRHLSQERTKKYKHSLYVDFVKMLDNSVLQKLDLPFNHLFFFGISVLPPQTVQILSRLGEVCDITFYFLNPSHHYWYDLISDKQRAFLMQKHPALAKASDGGNPLLVNNGTTGRELFSLFMEHENCVNAMNFDLFEEHFPATQLGDLQGDITHLAGSFSGRKADGSISIHSAITPLREVEILYDHICSAMDEGISPDEILVMAPDIDLYRPYIEAAFSPRRENDPRIPFTISDYSYDSEKSLIALFEKICFLNTTSFSAEDVFALAEHSLVCAVFGFSRDDLVDIRYFLKDLGLRWGSDAEQARREGIEENRFHSWEHILHTAAVSFAVKGDEEIYSTSRDQYLCQDILEGAAGAPLFTFFGFVYTLLDFTRELSGKKTPARWIQLLQKWLLRFFPPDTAFDDTGQAGVELSLIEEKLELLQEHTEDLTETQEFSLVRTAFFDSLRTAKKSAFLARGVTFCSPVPMRSIPFDMVAFLGMNSGEFPRLSPPRAFNLMEAKHYPGDRNSKNSDRYLFLEALISARRRFYLSFLGRDQHDMSEKTPATVVTELLEYINGAEELLQVQHHPLYGFDSRYFKNDPAWFTYQYSPPGKTSPPASARHGHPEEGDIPEEIDIAHLVQFYKNPIRYYYRLLGISFFDDDWTIPGEEALDDGDNLVKYSLKKTCLTHEGEESLSEYRNKLQMRGLWPPAEYGEYLCEKACDGYEGVFEKMRTLRAGENPPLHHETICTVGDHTLTLSGEELPWYTHENKNIFVVSSVSSHNQRAKYLIEAKLYSLFLSSCKEIDCVWYVGPKREGGSSEVIPFSASRDESAGELLSRLAALFLQVHRKIPLLFGPAAGEKWIRQAEKCKKKKGEKKMTAQEILSVLREKDAAYDPALRHFLSFVDSDIFTKHYEQDFRFLAQFFFKGANS